One part of the Haliotis asinina isolate JCU_RB_2024 chromosome 2, JCU_Hal_asi_v2, whole genome shotgun sequence genome encodes these proteins:
- the LOC137271951 gene encoding serine-rich adhesin for platelets-like, giving the protein MLLLQILSVYFMHGFCHHVVTGGQSNWGQQFVIPFLSNFEKKGSIFIKIMAKVTTSVYVDIPWESRTDSFTVLSYSEHIVQLQWNNRYEENLAVVKKAIFINATEPITVYSHSYVGNSGSGFLALPVNVLGDHYIAVSYTKANFNTSVIVAAVEDATEVVIQYNTHGGVCGPDDYTTGDTSVHTLDRLDVIGVHCTEDLTGTSVTSNRPITVVSGNVGGKVPVSANGKDAMEEMLIPVKDFGFEYVLTNAGRPESSINRIVALADNTTVCSSTGDVYHLNASNFIDIDTATHGEQCINSCAPVMVVAFGKGISETSDRQGDPSMAVIPSTRRFSNDYFIASGLGQGISSYIGSEFLTVVASLDNIGTLETMLSASHVPVSNSTYGVIHTQITTWPLQLLTDNTTIFGATLYSVSSRYRGVAFPLGMVLEPQMCWSSSCLNNGICHEINDSFVCECAFGFSGDTCQLQSGTSTLTSGSPDSSFFSSESTEARNAATGLQTSSTNVYATTSISETESQTLTTSEMSHFSPLLSTSSIDEGIYSASANTIPVTLNLDKTSTSTILQDTFFTVMPQIAISTSPIQHATDSGLDMISTTLSVDEASQETILLDQISTVLPQVPSSVPTIPIQKDVSHSIAAIVTALGTDFTAGEIRASLSLQGNSVKVSTSSVCVCLCKGTRLEILDEQSVKDVTEEIKGELVLDTKTLSKTVRKYISAPDERQSAQSVGTLGIVLLAFTFGLMIIPDVLSCCKALHRVFKR; this is encoded by the exons ATGCTGCTCCTACAG ATACTCTCTGTGTATTTTATGCATGGATTCTGTCATCATGTCG TAACAGGGGGCCAGAGCAACTGGGGACAGCAGTTTGTGATTCCATTCCTGTCAAACTTTGAGAAGAAAGGGTCAATTTTCATCAAAATAATGGCAAAGGTTACTACATCAGTATATGTTGACATTCCTTGGGAATCAAGAACAGACTCCTTTACGGTCTTATCGTATTCAGAACACATTGTTCAGCTTCAGTGGAACAACAGATACGAGGAAAATCTAGCCGTTGTCAAGAAAGCTATTTTTATCAATGCCACAGAACCAATTACAGTTTACTCGCATAGCTACGTGGGAAATTCTGGATCGGGATTTCTGGCCCTCCCTGTCAATGTCCTGGGCGACCATTATATTGCAGTATCTTACACAAAGGCTAACTTTAATACTTCCGTAATTGTAGCCGCCGTTGAAGATGCTACAGAGGTTGTCATCCAGTACAACACACATGGTGGCGTGTGTGGTCCTGATGATTACACAACGGGGGACACATCAGTACATACACTGGACCGACTTGATGTAATTGGTGTCCATTGCACTGAAGACCTTACAGGAACGTCAGTCACGAGTAACAGACCAATCACCGTTGTCTCAGGTAACGTTGGAGGAAAGGTCCCCGTCAGCGCCAACGGAAAGGATGCGATGGAGGAAATGTTAATCCCGGTTAAAGATTTCGGGTTTGAGTATGTTCTGACTAACGCTGGAAGACCAGAAAGCTCCATTAACAGAATAGTAGCGCTCGCAGACAACACAACGGTTTGTTCAAGTACAGGTGACGTGTATCATTTAAATGCGTCCAACTTTATTGACATTGACACAGCCACACACGGTGAGCAGTGTATCAATTCATGTGCTCCTGTAATGGTTGTAGCCTTTGGGAAAGGGATCTCTGAGACCAGTGACAGACAAGGGGACCCGTCTATGGCAGTAATTCCTTCAACAAGGAGGTTTTCCAATGATTACTTCATTGCTTCCGGTCTGGGTCAAGGTATCAGTTCATACATAGGTTCTGAATTCCTAACTGTGGTTGCATCATTAGACAATATTGGAACTTTGGAGACGATGCTCTCAGCAAGCCATGTTCCCGTGAGTAACAGTACTTACGGTGTTATACACACCCAAATAACAACATGGCCTCTCCAACTGCTGACTGACAACACTACCATCTTCGGCGCAACGCTGTATTCGGTCTCGTCAAGGTATCGGGGCGTGGCATTCCCTTTAGGCATGGTCTTAG AGCCGCAGATGTGCTGGAGCAGCTCGTGTTTAAAcaatggcatctgtcatgaaaTAAATGACTCGTTTGTCTGCGAATGTGCATTTGGCTTCAGTGGCGACACCTGCCAACTTCAGTCAG GTACTTCCACACTGACGTCAGGTAGTCCGGACTCAAGTTTCTTTTCCTCCGAATCCACAGAAGCAAGAAATGCAGCGACCGGGCTACAGACGTCTTCGACGAATGTGTATGCAACAACGTCAATATCGGAAACAGAAAGTCAAACGTTAACAACCTCTGAAATGTCCCATTTCTCACCACTTCTATCAACAAGCTCGATAGACGAGGGAATCTATTCTGCATCAGCAAATACAATTCCAGTGACGTTGAACTTGgataaaacatcaacatcaacgaTCCTGCAAGACACATTTTTCACTGTAATGCCACAGATCGCTATATCAACAAGTCCGATCCAGCATGCAACTGATTCAGGGTTAGATATGATATCAACGACGTTGAGCGTGGATGAAGCATCACAGGAAACAATCCTGCTGGACCAAATCTCGACTGTACTGCCACAGGTCCCTTCATCTGTACCAACAATTCCCATCCAGAAGGATGTTTCGCATAGTATAGCTGCAATAGTCACTGCATTAGGGACTGATTTTACAGCTGGGGAAATTAGGGCTAGCTTGTCCTTACAGGGCAACAGTGTCAAAGTCTCTACTTCAAGTGTATGCGTTTGTCTTTGCAAGGGTACTCGTCTTGAGATACTGGATGAACAGTCAGTAAAAGATGTCACAGAAGAGATCAAGGGAGAACTCGTCTTGGACACCAAAACATTGTCGAAAACTGTACGAAAATATATCAGTGCCCCTGACGAGAGACAAAGCGCCCAGAGTGTTGGCACTCTTGGAATAGTGTTACTGGCTTTTACATTTGGACTGATGATAATACCAGACGTTCTTAGCTGTTGCAAAGCCTTGCACCGTGTCTTTAAACGTTGA